The following proteins are encoded in a genomic region of Burkholderiales bacterium:
- the sufC gene encoding Fe-S cluster assembly ATPase SufC: MLEVRNLSAQVAGKEILKGIDLTVETGEVHAIMGPNGSGKSTFAKVLAGHADYTVTGGEVLYQGKNLLDMPPEARSRAGVFLAFQYPVEIPGVSNSAFLRLAYNTMQAARGGEELDPLEFDDFVREKIKLVGMDPSFLDRSVNAGFSGGEKKRNEIVQMAVLDPKLAVLDETDSGLDIDALKIVASGVNHLMRPENAIIVVTHYQRLLNYIVPDYVHVMESGQIVKTGGKDLASELEKRGYDWVRAEFDATRAAA, translated from the coding sequence CTGCTTGAAGTCCGAAATTTGTCCGCCCAGGTCGCCGGCAAAGAGATTCTTAAAGGAATTGATCTCACTGTGGAAACCGGCGAAGTGCACGCCATCATGGGACCGAATGGCTCCGGGAAAAGCACTTTTGCCAAGGTGCTGGCAGGGCACGCCGATTACACGGTGACCGGAGGCGAAGTGCTGTATCAGGGAAAAAATCTCCTGGATATGCCCCCGGAAGCACGCTCGCGAGCGGGAGTGTTTCTCGCGTTCCAGTATCCGGTCGAAATCCCGGGGGTGAGCAACAGCGCTTTCCTGCGCTTGGCGTACAACACGATGCAGGCCGCGCGCGGCGGCGAAGAACTTGACCCTCTGGAATTTGACGACTTTGTGAGGGAAAAAATCAAGCTCGTGGGAATGGATCCAAGTTTTCTCGACCGCAGCGTCAATGCAGGATTTTCGGGGGGCGAGAAAAAACGCAACGAGATCGTACAAATGGCGGTACTCGACCCCAAGCTTGCCGTGCTTGATGAGACTGATTCAGGGCTCGATATTGACGCTTTGAAAATTGTGGCGAGCGGTGTGAACCACCTCATGAGGCCGGAAAATGCGATTATCGTGGTAACGCATTACCAGCGCCTGCTGAACTATATCGTGCCCGACTACGTGCATGTCATGGAAAGCGGGCAAATTGTCAAGACCGGCGGCAAGGACCTTGCGTCGGAACTCGAGAAGCGCGGCTACGATTGGGTACGCGCCGAATTCGACGCGACCCGAGCCGCAGCCTGA
- the sufD gene encoding Fe-S cluster assembly protein SufD, whose amino-acid sequence MELVTRGAKDRFFESLLLGQPAASPLGWLNQIRSAATERANALTVPSTRDEDWRFTDPSPLFKFSFQPARGMSRLAQADIQRFVIPEASSDRLVFIDGVYAAGLSTHCGHEHGIQVTSLEQGLSSHGEMLQQHLARHAEFQNDVFCALNTSFLRDGALIVIDADVVHPTPIHLLFIATKAEAVVYPRLLAVAEPGSGCTLVEQYISVAEDVYFNNAVAEIIIGERARVQHIKLQHESRAAFHIAQCAVTLARDSEYYSDTVTLGARFSRHNLCVLQSAEGGRCSLDGLALISGRQLADTHTFMDHAKPAGYSRQLHKCIVDDAGHAVFNGKVLVREGAQRSDSAQSSRNLLLSEKAHVDTKPQLEIFADDVKCTHGATVGQLDADEVFYLRSRGLDERGARSLLTYAFAAEIIDKIPVASLARQLRHTAMEKIQLRDRL is encoded by the coding sequence ATGGAACTCGTCACTCGCGGCGCGAAAGACCGCTTTTTCGAGAGCCTGTTACTTGGGCAACCTGCGGCCAGCCCGCTTGGCTGGCTGAATCAAATTCGCAGTGCGGCGACGGAACGCGCCAATGCGCTCACCGTTCCCAGCACGCGGGACGAAGACTGGCGCTTTACCGATCCCTCACCGCTGTTTAAATTTTCATTCCAGCCGGCGCGTGGCATGTCGCGGCTTGCGCAAGCAGACATTCAGCGCTTTGTCATTCCCGAAGCTTCTTCCGACCGCTTGGTTTTTATCGATGGCGTGTATGCGGCAGGGCTTTCCACACACTGCGGTCACGAACACGGAATTCAGGTAACGAGCCTGGAGCAAGGTCTGTCATCGCACGGCGAAATGTTGCAGCAGCATCTTGCGCGCCATGCCGAATTTCAAAACGATGTATTTTGCGCGCTCAACACCAGCTTTTTGCGCGATGGCGCATTGATCGTGATCGACGCGGATGTTGTGCACCCCACCCCCATACATTTGCTGTTTATCGCGACCAAAGCGGAAGCCGTGGTTTACCCGCGTTTACTGGCGGTGGCCGAGCCCGGGAGTGGATGCACGCTGGTCGAGCAATATATTAGCGTTGCAGAAGACGTTTATTTTAATAATGCAGTGGCTGAGATCATTATCGGCGAACGTGCCCGCGTCCAGCACATCAAGCTGCAGCACGAGAGCCGTGCCGCCTTTCATATCGCGCAATGCGCGGTAACGCTGGCGCGGGATTCTGAATACTATTCCGATACCGTCACTTTAGGCGCGCGGTTTTCGCGACATAACCTGTGTGTGTTGCAGAGCGCAGAAGGCGGGCGCTGTTCGCTCGACGGGCTTGCTCTGATTTCAGGCCGTCAACTTGCGGACACGCATACATTTATGGACCACGCAAAGCCCGCCGGCTACAGCCGCCAGCTGCACAAGTGTATTGTGGATGATGCCGGGCACGCGGTGTTCAACGGCAAAGTTTTGGTGCGCGAAGGTGCGCAGCGTTCGGATTCGGCACAATCCAGCCGCAACTTGCTGCTTTCGGAAAAGGCACATGTGGATACTAAACCGCAGCTGGAAATTTTCGCAGACGATGTGAAATGTACTCACGGGGCAACGGTGGGGCAACTTGATGCCGACGAAGTGTTTTATCTTAGAAGTCGCGGACTGGATGAGAGAGGTGCGCGCAGCCTTTTGACATACGCTTTTGCGGCGGAGATCATAGACAAAATTCCGGTCGCTTCGTTGGCACGGCAATTGCGGCACACGGCGATGGAAAAAATACAGTTAAGAGACAGATTATGA